The DNA region taaaatgacattggaggcagcttatggtggagaaatgaacattcaaatctctgccaacagctctggtggacatgcctgcagtcagcatgccaattgcacgctccctcaaaacttgagacatctcttGTGACATAACTACCCCTTTTACAGTggccctttattgtccccagcacaaggtgcacctgtgtaataatcatgctgtataatcagtttcttgatatgccacacgtgtcaggtggatggattacctaatccatccacctgacacatgtggcatatcaaggcatatcaagaaactgattataCAGcgtgattattacacaggtgcaccttgtgctggggacattggcatgctgactgcaggcatGTCCACACACTTTCTgtcaaggtggctactttgaagaatctcaaatatatatttttaaaaatatatatttcacctttgtttaaccatgtaggctagttgagaacaagttctcatttacaactgcgacctggccaagataaattaaagcagtgcgacacaaacaacaacacagagttacacatggagtaaaacaaacatacagtcaataatacagtagaaaagtctatatacagtgtgagcaaatgaggtaagataagggaggtaaggcaataaataggtcatagtggcaaaataattaagatcaggaattggctttgggggtgaccagtgaaatatacctgctggagcgcgtactacgggtgggtgctgctatggtgaccagtgagctgagataaggcggggctttacctagcaatgacttatagatgacctggagccagtgggtttggcgacgaatatgaagcgagggccagccaacgagaacatacaggtcgcagtggtgggtagtatatggggctttggtgacaaaacggggggcactgtgatagactgcatcaaatttattgagtagagtgttggaggctattttgtaaatgacatcgccgaagtcaaggattggtaggatagtcagttttacgagggtatgtttgacagcatgagtgaaagatgctttgttgcgaaataggaagccgattctagatttaattttggattagagatgcttaatgtgagtctggaaggagagtttacagtctaaccagacacctgaagagcatgcgtttagttttacttgcatttaagagcagttggaggccacagaaggagagttgtatggcattgaagctcgtctggaggttagtttaCACAGTGTCCAGAGTAAAAAAGTAAAAAGAAGTAAAAAGaatagtgtcgtctgcgtagaggtggatcagggaatcaccagcagcaagagaggCATCAATGAtgtttacagagaaaagagtcggcctgagaattgaaccctgtggcacccccatagagactgccagaggtccgggcaacaggccctccgatttgacacactaaactctgtctgataagtagttggtgaaccagatgaggcagtcatttgagaatccaaggctattgagtctgccgataagaatgtggtcattgacagagttgaaagccggtcgatgaagacggctgcacagtactctctttttttgatggcggttatgatatcatttaggaccttgggcgtggctgaggtgcacccatgaacagcttagaaaccagattgcattgcggagaaggtacggtgggatttgaaatggtcggtgatttgtttgttaacttggcgtTCAAAGACCTTGGAAAGGCAGGTTAGGATAGATatgggtctgtagcagtttgggtctagagtgtctccccctttgaagagggggatgaccgcggaagATTTCCAAtatttggggatctcagacgatacgaaagagaggttgaacaggctagtaataggggttgcaacaattttggcggttaattttagagagggtccagattgtctttcagaacatcagctatctggatttgggtgaaggagaaatgggggaggcttgggcaagttgctgtggggggcgcagggctgttgaccggggtagaggtagccaggtggaaagcatggccagtcatagaaaaatgcttcttgaaattctcgattatcgtagatttatcagtggtgacagtgtttcctagcctcagtgcagggCAGCTcggatgaggtgctcttattctccatggactttacagagttccagaactttttggagtttgtgctacaggatgcaaatttctgtttgaaaaagctgacCTTTGCTttactgcctgtgtatattgcctgtgtatattggttcccaacttccctgaaaagttgcatatcgcgggggctattcgatgctaatgcagtacgccacaggatgtttttgtgctggtcaagggcactcaggtctgaagtgaaccaagggctatatctgttcctggttctacattttttgaatggggcatgcttatttaagatggtgaggaaagcacttttaaagaacaaccaggcatcctctactaacGGAATGAGGTAaacatccttccaggatacccaggccaggtcgattagaaaagcctgctcactgaagtgttttagggagcgttttacagtgatgaggggtggtcatttgaccgcagacccattacggacgcaggcaatgaggcagtcatccctgagatcttggttgaagacagcagaggtgtattcaaagggcaggttggttaggatgatatctataagggtgcccgtgtttacggatttggggttgtacctggtaggttcattgatcatttgtgtgagattgagggcatctagcttagattgtaggatggccggggtgttaagcatgtcccagtttaggtcagcTAACAGCACAAGcactgaagatagatggggggcaatcaatccACATatagtgtccagggcacagctgggggcagaaggtggtctatagcaagcggcaaaggtgagagacttgtttctggaaaggtgaattttttaaagtagaagctcaaattggaTAGTAAGACtgaactctgcaggctctctctgcagtagattgcaactccgccccttttggcagttctatcttgtgagaaaatgttatagttagggatggaaatttcaggggttttggtggttggcagaatgtgctaaggcagtgaataaaacacttagggaggaggaggcttctaatattaacatgcatgaaacaaaGCACTGCAATTACTCAGACACCATTAATTTGGCTCTGCTACTACCAAACGTTGAGTTCTCTATATTTCTAGCATTACTATTGTTTCAGAAAATACTTCTTGTTTTACTCATAGGATTATtcttattatattttttttggggggaagGATATCCTTACAAACATTTTAATTCTGCCCCTTTTTATTGCACTTGTAACAGATTCAGTcacaattaaaaaatataaaacatatgaTTTATATCATGCCCATGGTTTGAAATTGTTTCACCCTGTTTTACAGTATGGATGAAAACAGATCTCCTATCATCCCTTATGTGTACATTAAGCACACTGGTAAAGTGCGAGAAGCCAAACCTGTCAGAGTGGTTAGCTCCTGTAACCTGGACATCTACACCTTCCCCTTTGACGTCCAGAACTGCACCTTCACCTTCAACTCCTACATCCACCGCGGTAAGACGTCAATGCAACCATGCTTTAGGGCCTCTTTGAACATAAGGATCCTATGCCAAACCCATCGCTCCTTCTCTCCCAAAAAAACATTGAAATGATATGATAGATGTGAAACACGATGGTCCATTGGTTCAACTGAGTTTTTGATCAATTACTCGGTGTCAACCAAGGGATCTGTTTGGTGTTAGGCCCAAGTTTACCATCCCCTCAGTACAGATTATGTTCTGCTTCCATATAGGTTCAATCCATTCATCCCAGGATGTCCCATTCATTTTTCTCCCCTGCAGTGTCGGACATAAGGATTATTTTAGGGAAGAAGGTGGAGGACATCCTGAAACGCTCCATTAGCGTGTTGTCCACCGAAGGGGAGTGGGAGCTGATGGACATCAAATCCAGGAGGTTCAATTTATCAGCACCCGATCAGGGAGAAAGCAACCCATATGATGAGCTCGGCTTCTACGTACGAACCCAAAGCACTGCAATTTCTCAGATGCCATTAATTTGGCTCTACTACTACAGAACGTTGGGTTCTCTATATTCCGAGCATAACAATTGTTTCAGAGAGTACTTCATGTTTCACACATAGGATGCTAACCCGGCTAATTATGGCTTTGTCTTGTCTGAAATGGGAATATGTTGCATAACACCAAAACACCCTTGAAGGTTGACATTGACCGTTGTGTCTCTGAACTGTAGATTGTCCTGAGGCGCAGAGCAACCCTCTATGTGGTGAACCTCCTGATCCCCAGCTTCTTTCTCATCACTGTGGATCTCTTCAGCTTCCTGCTGCCTCCCCAGAACGTGGACCGCTCCTCCTTCAAGATGAGCCTTATTTTTGGCTACTCCGTCTTCCTGCTCATCGTGAATGACCTGCTGCCAGTCACAGGAAGCACCATACCATTGATAAGTGAGTATGAGAGCCTCccaggtggtgcagtggtctaaggcactgcattgcagtgctagatgTGTCACCAGAAACTCTGGgatcgagcccaggctctgtcgcagccagctgtgaccaggaggtccatggggcgacgcagaGCATTGTCCtgattagggagggtttggctggcagggttatccttgtctcatcatgcACTAGtcactcctgtggtgggctgggtgcAGTGCAGGTGTTTCCTATGGCACATTGGGTTGGATGTACTGTCTTCTgggttgtgtcaagaagcagtgcagttgggttgtgtttcagaggatagCCTCTCCTGAGTCTGTGCAGGAGGTGCAGTGAtaagacaagactaactaccaattggataccatgaaaagggGGTCAAAAAAAGATAAGTGAAAACATGTGTACTGGAAACACAATTTTTGTCGTAAGTCATAGAGTTAGGTGTTATTTAATTAGCTGAAGTCCACTTCCTTTGTCCTCCTAAGAGTGGCTGAATATTTTACTCTCTTCACCTCCCGCACATGCAGATGTGTTCTTCGCCATCTGCTTGGCTCTGATGGTGGCCAGCCTGCTGGAGACTATTCTCATCACCAACCTCCTGGTCGGCTCCAGTAACTTCCACCCAGTGCCTGGCTGGGTCCGAGTGCTCGTCCTGCGCTTCATGGGCACCCTCGTCTGGCTGCCTCAGAAATCCGGAGAGGACAAGATCATCCTCAATCCAGTTGCAGGAGGTACCCTGTCTGATCCTCCAGGGATTTACAATTACACAGACTTTCATTCAGTTAGCAGATCCTTGACTTGTTCAACCCAATGCAATATAGTGAAGCATTTAATCACAGGCCTGAACAGTAACATAAATGCAGGAATCACTCTGATACATTTTTCCAGACACTTGACTAGGTCCGACCTTAGACAACCAATCATTTCTGTCTTTAGGAGGTATATTCATAATTTCAccttctcccttccttccctcgTCTCTAAGAAACAGACGTGAAAGTCTGCCCTCTAGTGACGGTGGAGAGACAGGTTCAAACAGGAGAACCAGGTAAGATGTGGGCAGAGGCAGGCGATCCAGCCCTGGCGGAGCTGAGGAATCTGGGCAATGAGCTCCAGTCCATCCGCCTCCAGGTGGCCCAGCATGTGGACGGGAACCAGATCTCCCAGGACTGGATGCAGGTGGGCTACATCCTCGACCGGCTGCTGTTTGGTGTCTACTGCATCTTCATCACCTTCAGCTTCATCGTCATCATCAGCATCTGGAGTAATTCGTGCAACCAGTGATGTCATTACAAAAAATAGGTGGTTAAACGCCATTCGTTGTGAATAAAGTAACGCTCCCTATATTTTCTCTGCATTTTTCCACGATCGGTGGCTAAATTTATGTGTTAGATAGAAAATGTGTGGAAAGAGTGCTTACCCTCCACTACAAGACCTAAGAGTCTCCCATGTTGTCAACTGCTGTTTAGATTTAAAAACAATTACCTTAAAATTAGCATAACTTTAACAATTGTTTGTTTGATCTTCTGGCTTCACTGAGTAAGTGTGTTGActtatatattactatattagAGGAAATATATTTTTCTTTGACAAATAAACATGCTTTCACAAAAACCACTGTTTCATTACAAACAACAATTCATTGGGGTCATCTGAGACGTTTTCTGAATTGTAATGTTGATGGTGGAtcaatgatgatgaagatgaagatCTGTCACGCAAGACACGGATCAATGACATGCAAAGTAGGGGGATCATCCAATAACCACATCCTTGTTTGAGTAGAGTGTCGACATACAGGAAGttattttgttgtattttattaggatccccattttcTGTTACaaaaacagcagctactcttcctggggtccaacacaaaacatgaaacatgacgatacagaacattaatagacaagaacagctcaaggacagaactaaatCAATTTAAAAATGTCACACATAGTCTACATGTCAATACATTCACAAAAAAATCTAAGTCAAGATAGGGGGGAGACattgtgccatgaggtgttgctttacTTTGAaaacaggtttgctgttcatttgagcaatatgagacgGAAGGGAGTTTCAGGCAATAATGTCTCTATATAATTTGTTAACTTTCTTGATTTTgctctggatttggggactgtgaaaagacccctggtggcgtgtctggtggggtaagtgtgtgtgtcagagctgtgcaAGTTTACTATGGAAACCATTTGCAAtttgcaacatacagtatcaatgTTTCTtctaaaaagaagaagtgatgcagtcagtctttcctcaactctcagccaagagagactggcatgaatagtatttatattagctctctgattacaatgaagtgcaagacgtgccactctgttctggaccagctgcagcttaactaggtctttctttgtagtacttgaccacacaactggacaataatcaagacaaAACTAGAGTCTGCAGGACTGTTtgaagtgtggtgtcaaaaagcagagcatctctttattacagacagacctctccccatctttacaaccattgaatctttGTGTTTTGACCCGGACAGTTTACAATcgaaggtaacaccaagtaattcaATCTCCTCAagttgttcaacagccacactttcattaccagattcagctgaggtctcgAACTTACGGAacgatttgtaccaaatacagtgttcttagttttagagatgttcactTCCAGTTtgttactggccacccattccaaatctGACTACAACTCCTTGTTAAGGGATTCAGTCACTTCATTAGCTGTGTTTGCTGAAACGAacatggttgaatcatcagcatacatagacacacagactttgtttaatgccagtggcaggtcattggtaaaaatagaagaGTAGATTTATCtggggtgacagtgtttcctagcctcagtgcagtgggcagctgggaggaggtgctcttattctccatggactttacagtgtcccaaaactttttggaattagtgctacaggatgcaaatttctgtttgaaaaagctaataaaacaaacttagggaggaggtttCTGATGTgcacatgcatgaaaccaaggcttttatagTTACAGAAGTCAACGAATGAATAGGTATGTAGTACCTGGGAATGTAgtactgggggctacagggcctgggttaacctctttatcaccagaggaacagagaagtAGGATGAGGGTagggctaaaggctataagaggttgtgtaagagctatttaaCCAGGATGgagcgtgatggagtgctgcatcagatgatctgacctccacaatcacccaacttcaacccaattgaaatggtttgggatgagttggactgcagcgtgaaggaaaagcagccaacaactgctcagcataaGTAGTAAGTGTGCAAAACTTAGTGTGCAAAACTGttatcaaggaaaagggtggccactttgaagaatttaaaatgcacactatattttaatttgtttaaaatgtttttaattcCCAAATTACtcaacatgtgttatttcatagttttgatgt from Oncorhynchus mykiss isolate Arlee chromosome 1, USDA_OmykA_1.1, whole genome shotgun sequence includes:
- the LOC110501328 gene encoding 5-hydroxytryptamine receptor 3A, coding for MDENRSPIIPYVYIKHTGKVREAKPVRVVSSCNLDIYTFPFDVQNCTFTFNSYIHRVSDIRIILGKKVEDILKRSISVLSTEGEWELMDIKSRRFNLSAPDQGESNPYDELGFYIVLRRRATLYVVNLLIPSFFLITVDLFSFLLPPQNVDRSSFKMSLIFGYSVFLLIVNDLLPVTGSTIPLINVFFAICLALMVASLLETILITNLLVGSSNFHPVPGWVRVLVLRFMGTLVWLPQKSGEDKIILNPVAGETDVKVCPLVTVERQVQTGEPGKMWAEAGDPALAELRNLGNELQSIRLQVAQHVDGNQISQDWMQVGYILDRLLFGVYCIFITFSFIVIISIWSNSCNQ